From the genome of Acidaminococcus sp.:
GGGGAGCGTATCCGCCGCTACCTGACGGAACGTTTTCCCGAGGCGGGACAGGCTTTTGTGCCTAAGGCAGAAGCCCTGGCCCATCATGACGTGGGTATTGAGCAGGCTCAGCCGGAAGCTATCCGCAAGGCCCTTTCCAAGGTGCGCCATCGCGAGATGGTTCCGCAGCAGGAATTTACGGCACGGGATCTTTTTGATAACAACTGCTCCGGTTCACCGGAAGCTTCATTGCGGCGGGACAAACTGGGCGCTCTTCTGGGCATTGGCTACGGCAACGTGAAGAAAATGGTGGAGCGGCTGAATCATTATGGCGTGACGCGTGAAGAATTTAATAAGGCCGTCGCCGCACTGGACGAAGAGGGGAAGGAACAAGACTGATGGATGAACGTGTACTGCATCCCGTGATTGCCAGCCGGGAAGTCACCCGATATATTTTGCAGACTTTCGGTCTGCATACCAAAAAGAAGTTCGGCCAGAACTTTCTCATTAATGAAAAGGTGGTGCGCGGAATTGCCGAAGCGGCTAAGATCGGCCCCGGAGACCTTGTCCTCGAAGTCGGACCCGGCATCGGCACGCTGACTCAGGCTCTTGCCGAGACGGGAGCGGATGTGAGGAGCGTGGAGATTGACAAGACGCTGCTGCCCGTCCTTGCAAAGACGCTCGAGGGCTATGAGAATGTCAAAATCATTCCGGGCGATATCCTGAAAGTAGACCTCAAGGAAATTACGGAAGGGCGTCCTTTTACGGTCGCCGCCAATCTTCCCTACTATATTACTACGCCGATTATTTTTGCCCTGCTGGAACAGGAACTGCCTCTGAATCGTTTTGTCGTGATGGTCCAGAAAGAAGTGGCAGAACGCATGGTGGCAAAGCCGGGCGGCAAGGACTACGGCCCGCTGTCGCTGGCTCTGCAGTATTATTCCGAGCCCAAGCTCGCCATCCCCGTACCGGCCCGCGATTTTATGCCGGCGCCGAAAGTGGATTCCATGGTCGTGGTCTGTGAAAAGCGCGAGAAACCTGCTGTCGACGTCAGCAGCAAAGTCTTCTTCAAAGTCGTGCGGGCTGCCTTCTCCCAGCGTCGTAAAATGCTTTCCAACTGCCTGAAATCCATTGTGCCGGAAGGCCATACGGCGGAAGAACTGCTTCTCAAGGCCGGCATCGACAAAAAGCGGAGAGGCGAATCCCTCTCCATGGAAGAATTCGGCCATCTTGCCAGGACCTACGAGGTGATGCTCCATGGGTAAAAAGTATGATTACTTCAGCCATAAGGAATGCGAGTTCTTCCCGTGCCATAAAGGCGCCGATCCAGAGAATTTCAACTGCCTCTTTTGCTACTGCCCGCTGTATCTTGTAAAGGACTGCGGCGGGGCGTATACGTTTACAAAAGAAGGGATTAAGGATTGCTCCAGGTGCCTGTTCCCACATAAACGGGAGAATTATGGGACAGTTATACAGAAGTTAATGAAGGAAGTTAGGGAAAGGCACCCTTGACGCTTTGGCGCTGTCGCGCTGTAGAAGCTGTGGCCGCCTGCGGCGGCTGGCCTGCGGCAGCGAGGAGCGCCTTCGGCACAAAATTATGATAGTACATGAGCTGTGAAGAAATGGTATTTCGTTTCTTCACAGCTTTTTTGGTAATTAAAACATTCTATCCTCCATCGCAAAAATATATAAAACCGCGGCCTTCGGCCGAATAGGAAGCTCACGCAGCTCCTTCTCGTCGCTACTTCTGAGAAACTTCGCGTCGACAACTCCCGCTGCGCTATGCTTGCGGATCGTTGGCGCTCAGTTCCGCTTCTCCTCCTTTCGACGCCGCGCAGCGGCGTGAAAGGAGGTCCAGACGTAGCCAATGCTTTGCATTGCCTGGAAAAAATTAAAAGAAGTGTGGAAATTTACCGCGGCTCTTTTATATTTTCTTATTAGCAAACCTCCTTCGTCGGTTTGCCAAAATAAAATTAAAAATAGTTGCGGTAAATTTTTGTAGAGACCCTCTTTAAAACAAATGTGCAGTTTCGAAGGAAAAAACGAATTTTAGCCGGATAACAGGAATTGGTTCAATAGAAATGCTGTAAAATTCAAACCAGAATGCAATATAGTACACCTGGACCTCCTTTCAAGCCGCTATACGGCTTGGAAGAAGGTTCAGACGTAGCCAATGCTTCGCATTGCCTGAATATAAAAAAGAATAATAAGGGTCATCATCCACCGCAAAGCGGTCCCCCTTCCTCAATGTCGCGCAGCGACGTCGAGGAAGGTCTCTGCGGAGGAGGAGAGTTTTCTTCTTTCGCGCGACAGCGCCACAGCTTTATAGCTTTCTTTTTGCGCGAAGCGCCACAGCGCTGCGCCGAAGGCGGCAGCGCCCTTTCTAAAGACAAAATCTTTGACTTTTTTCCTAAAAGGGGTTGCATTTTTTTAGAAAGATGCTATTATTAGTAATGTAGTTAGCACTCCTGTTAAATGAGTGCTAATAAATCAAAAAGTTAATTTTGACATAATGAAACGAAAGGGGATTATCGAGAATGTTAAGACCTTTAGATGATCATGTTGTAGTTGAACCGATTGTGCAGGAAGAAAAGACCGAAAGCGGCATCTATCTGCCGGACACGGCTCATAAAGACAAACCTCAGACCGGTAAGGTCATTGCTGTAGGTACCGGCCGTATGCTGGAAAACGGCACGAAGGTTCCTTCCGAAGTCAAGGTTGGCGAAACGGTTGTTTTTGCTAAGTACTCCGGCAGCGAAGTGGAACTGGACGGCAAGAACTACATCATCCTGAGAGACAGCGACATTCTGGCTGTGATTGAAGATAAGTGAATCGCCCCGTTTTACGTGGATTATCATTCACCATTTAAAATCTGGAATTAAGGAGTCGATATAAGATGGCTAAACTGATTAAATTTGACGAAGATGCTCGCCGCGGTCTGGAACGCGGTGTCAATAAACTGGCTGATGCTGTAAAGGTTACGCTTGGTCCTAAGGGCCGTAACGTTGTCCTGGAGAAGAAGTTCGGTTCTCCGACCATCACCAACGATGGTGTTACCATTGCTAAGGACATTGAACTGGAAGATCCGTTCGAAAACATGGGCGCTGCTCTGGTTCGCGAAGTGGCAACGAAGACCAACGATGTGGCCGGTGATGGTACTACGACCGCAACCCTGCTGGCTCAGTCCATTGTACACGAAGGCATGAAGAACGTTGTTGCCGGTGCTAACCCGATGGTTCTGAAGAAGGGCATCAAGAAAGCTACCGACTGCATCGTTAAGAAGCTGCAGGAAAGCGCTAAAGAAGTTAACACCAAGGCAGAAAAAGCACAGGTTGCTTCCATTTCTGCCGGTGATGAAGAAATCGGCGGCCTGATTGCCGATGCTATGGAAAAGGTTGGCAATGATGGTGTTATCACCGTTGAAGAATCCAAGACCATGGAAACTTCCCTGGAAACCGTAGAAGGTATGCAGTTTGACCGCGGCTACATTTCCCCGTACATGGTAACGGATCCTGACAAGATGGAAGCTGTTCTGTCCAATCCGTATGTATTCATTACTGATAGAAAGATTACCCTGATCCAAGACATTATGCCTGTTCTGGAAAAGGTTGTACAACAAGGCCGTGAACTCCTGATCATTGCTGAAGATATCGAAGGCGAAGCTCTGGCAACGCTGGTTGTCAACAGACTCCGTGGTACCTTCAAGGCCGTAGCTGTCAAGGCTCCTGGCTTTGGTGATCGCCGTAAGGCTATGCTGCAGGATATCGCTACGCTGACCGGTGCTACCGTAATCAGTGAAGAAGTTGGCCGTAAGCTCGACAGCGCTACTGTTGCTGACCTCGGCTCCTGCGGTCAGGTTCGTGTAACCAAGGATATGACCACGATTGTTGATGGTGCCGGCGACAAGCAGGCCATTGCTGACCGTGTCGCTTCTATCCGCGCTCAGATTCCTGAAACTACTTCTCAGTTCGATAAAGAAAAACTGCAGGAACGCCTGGCTAAACTGGCTGGCGGCGTAGCTGTCATCAAAGTCGGTGCTGCTACCGAAACCGAATTGAAAGATAAGAAACTCCGCATCGAAGATGCCCTGAACGCTACCCGCGCTGCTGTTGCCGAAGGTATCGTAGCCGGTGGTGGTACGGCTCTGCTGCAAGTTCAGCCTGCTCTGGATGAACTTGAAAAGACTGCTGAAGGCGATGAAAAGACCGGTATTGATATTGTAAGACGCGCTATTGAAGCTCCTGTTCGTCAAATCGCTGACAACGCTGGCCTGGAAGGCGCAGTCGTTGTAGAAGGCGTTAAGAAGGCTGCCAAGGGTGTTGGCTTCAACGCTCAGACCGAAGAATACGTCAACATGATTGACGCCGGCATTGTGGATCCTTGCAAGGTAACCCGCAGTGCACTGCAAAACGCTTCTTCCATCGCTGCTATGATTCTGACGACGGAATGCGTTGTTGCTGATAAACCGGTTGAAAAGACCGCTCCGGCTGCTCCGGCCGGTGGAATGCCTGGCATGATGTAATTCCTGCCTCCCCATAAGATGTATATGTAAGCTGCGGTTTTGCCGAAGCTGACATAAGGAAAAGTATGAAAGACCTCCCACGTGAATGTGTGGGAGGTCTTTTAGTTAAATCATAGCCAACCGACGCAGGATGTTGGCTTGCAGCGTGTGATGGACTACTCTGCCGAAGGCTGTTTCAACTGTTATTACGGCTTTTTATTATTTTAGCCATTTAAAGAGTCAAAAATTATAAAATAAATATAAATAAAAATATTTTCTTAATTAATTAAAATAGTTATTTACAATTTTATAACCGTATGCTATCATATGAGTGACGAAGAGATATCGTCAAATATGATGATTAACCTTATCCGTGAGGAGGAATAAATTAATGCAAAAACGTGTTGGTGCCGTTACTTTTGGCGGCAGTCCTGTAACTCTTGCAGGGCCTGAAATCAAAGTGGGGCAGAAGGCTCCCGATTTTAAGGTCCTTGATAATAATCTTGCTGAAAAGAGCCTGAAGGATTACGAAGGGAAGATCAAAGTGATCTCGGTGGTTCCTTCCCTTGACACGGGCGTCTGCGATGCCCAGACTCGTTGGTTCAACAAAGATGTAACGGGTATTTCTTCCGACGTCGTCGTTCTTACAATCTCCATGGATCTTCCCTTCGCCCAGGCTCGTTGGTGCGGGGCAGCCGGTGTCAAAAATGTGGTGACGCTCTCCGATCATAAAGATGCTTCCTTCGGAACCAATTATGGATTCCTCATGGAGGAACATCGCCTGGAAGCCCGCGGCGTCGTTGTCGTCGATAAGAATGACACCGTACGCTATGTGGAATATGTACCGGAAGTCACTCACACCATCAACTTCGATGGCGTACTGGCTGCTGTGAAAGCTTTGCTCTGATTGTTCTCCACTTTTTCCCCAGTTTGATAATCCCTATTGGTCCTGTGGATCCCCATCCACAGGACACTTTTTTTGTGCCAAACCGTAAGGTTTGGCATCCTCTGGGACCTCCTTTCAAGCCGTTTTGTGGCTTCGAAAGGAGGGGAACCGCAGTCAGCACTGACGGTAGGAAGCGCTGACGATAGCGGTGGAGGATAGCTTCTTTTTCGTCCCCTCTGAAGGAGGAGGTGCCACGAAGTGGCGGAGGATAGCTCTTAAAAACGCTGGCCGCACGTCGCTGGTCGCTCGTGGAAGCCAAATTGCCGAGGAGACCTTCTTCAATGTCGCACAGCGACGTCGAAGAAGGTCTCTGCGATGAAGGATAGTTTCTTTCTCGCCGCCTTCGGCGGCCAAAGCGTCACAGCGGTTTTTCGCGCGATAGCGCCACAGCACGCTAACTTATTTTCCGCTATCCACTACTCACTATCCACTTTTTTACTGCAACAACCGTCCATCCAATATAGAACTAATTCCATATTGGGTGGAGCCACTACAATCATAATTTTTACTTTCTTTACTGAGATAAAAAATAGGGACAGTAATTCTGCAAATCTGACAAATAAAATTAAAAATGTGTAACGGGTATGAAACGAAACATGGCATTATATGGTTACAATTTTAAAATAAATAGTAAATTCGTAAATTTTTGTAATT
Proteins encoded in this window:
- the rnmV gene encoding ribonuclease M5, producing the protein MIKEVIVVEGKMDTVAVKKAVDADTIETGGFTLAPYTLKQIAAAYEKRGIIIMTDPDGAGERIRRYLTERFPEAGQAFVPKAEALAHHDVGIEQAQPEAIRKALSKVRHREMVPQQEFTARDLFDNNCSGSPEASLRRDKLGALLGIGYGNVKKMVERLNHYGVTREEFNKAVAALDEEGKEQD
- the rsmA gene encoding 16S rRNA (adenine(1518)-N(6)/adenine(1519)-N(6))-dimethyltransferase RsmA — translated: MDERVLHPVIASREVTRYILQTFGLHTKKKFGQNFLINEKVVRGIAEAAKIGPGDLVLEVGPGIGTLTQALAETGADVRSVEIDKTLLPVLAKTLEGYENVKIIPGDILKVDLKEITEGRPFTVAANLPYYITTPIIFALLEQELPLNRFVVMVQKEVAERMVAKPGGKDYGPLSLALQYYSEPKLAIPVPARDFMPAPKVDSMVVVCEKREKPAVDVSSKVFFKVVRAAFSQRRKMLSNCLKSIVPEGHTAEELLLKAGIDKKRRGESLSMEEFGHLARTYEVMLHG
- a CDS encoding cysteine-rich small domain-containing protein, with protein sequence MGKKYDYFSHKECEFFPCHKGADPENFNCLFCYCPLYLVKDCGGAYTFTKEGIKDCSRCLFPHKRENYGTVIQKLMKEVRERHP
- the groES gene encoding co-chaperone GroES — translated: MLRPLDDHVVVEPIVQEEKTESGIYLPDTAHKDKPQTGKVIAVGTGRMLENGTKVPSEVKVGETVVFAKYSGSEVELDGKNYIILRDSDILAVIEDK
- the groL gene encoding chaperonin GroEL (60 kDa chaperone family; promotes refolding of misfolded polypeptides especially under stressful conditions; forms two stacked rings of heptamers to form a barrel-shaped 14mer; ends can be capped by GroES; misfolded proteins enter the barrel where they are refolded when GroES binds), yielding MAKLIKFDEDARRGLERGVNKLADAVKVTLGPKGRNVVLEKKFGSPTITNDGVTIAKDIELEDPFENMGAALVREVATKTNDVAGDGTTTATLLAQSIVHEGMKNVVAGANPMVLKKGIKKATDCIVKKLQESAKEVNTKAEKAQVASISAGDEEIGGLIADAMEKVGNDGVITVEESKTMETSLETVEGMQFDRGYISPYMVTDPDKMEAVLSNPYVFITDRKITLIQDIMPVLEKVVQQGRELLIIAEDIEGEALATLVVNRLRGTFKAVAVKAPGFGDRRKAMLQDIATLTGATVISEEVGRKLDSATVADLGSCGQVRVTKDMTTIVDGAGDKQAIADRVASIRAQIPETTSQFDKEKLQERLAKLAGGVAVIKVGAATETELKDKKLRIEDALNATRAAVAEGIVAGGGTALLQVQPALDELEKTAEGDEKTGIDIVRRAIEAPVRQIADNAGLEGAVVVEGVKKAAKGVGFNAQTEEYVNMIDAGIVDPCKVTRSALQNASSIAAMILTTECVVADKPVEKTAPAAPAGGMPGMM
- the tpx gene encoding thiol peroxidase; this encodes MQKRVGAVTFGGSPVTLAGPEIKVGQKAPDFKVLDNNLAEKSLKDYEGKIKVISVVPSLDTGVCDAQTRWFNKDVTGISSDVVVLTISMDLPFAQARWCGAAGVKNVVTLSDHKDASFGTNYGFLMEEHRLEARGVVVVDKNDTVRYVEYVPEVTHTINFDGVLAAVKALL